In Gemmatimonadaceae bacterium, the sequence ACCTCGTCGCCCGGATCGACGTAGGTCTGGAGGGTGAGCGATATCGAAGGCTTGGCGCCCGGCAGCACCACCACGCGCCCCGGATCGACGGCGATGCCGCGCGTACGCGCCACGTAATCAGCGATCGCCTTGCGCAGCGACGGCACCCCTTGGGGATCGGAGTAGTGCGTGTTCCCGCGCCGAATCTCGGCGATCCCGGCTTCGTTGATGTGGGGCGCGCTGTCGAAGTCGGGTTCGCCGATGGTGAGCCGAACGACGTCACGCCCGCGGGCGACGGCGCGGGCGACGTCCTCGCCGAACGTAAACGAGCCTTCGACGCCGAGGTCGTCGAGTCGTCGTGCAAAGAGGGGCATGCTATCCGTGGCTGGTGGCGGCCCGGACCGGGCGCCATCAAGATGCGCGGCTGAGCGCCCGGGCGCGAGGGTCCGGGCGGGTTATATTCTCGCCCATGCGCATCCTGCTCCAGCGCGTGTCGCGGGCCGAAGTCCGCGTGGACGCGCGTGTCACCGGGTCCATTGGCCGCGGCTTTCTGCTGCTGGTGGGCTTCACGCACACCGACACGGAAACCGAACTTGCCTGGATGGCCGAGAAGGTGACCGGGCTGCGGCTGTTCGCCGACGCCGACGACAAGATGAACCTCGCGCTCGCCGACGTGGACGGCGCGTTGCTCGTGGTGTCGCAGTTCACGCTCTACGGCGACGCGTCCAAGGGGCGCCGGCCGAGTTTCATCGACGCGGCGCGGCCGGACGTGGCGGTCCTCCTGTACGAGCGGTTCGTGGCACTATTGCGGGCCCGGGGTGTGCCAACCGAAACCGGCGAGTTCGGCGCGATGATGGACGTGGAATTGATAAACGACGGCCCGGTGACGCTGTGGCTGGAGACGTGACGCACCCGCGGGTGATCCTCGCCTCCGCTTCGCCGCGGCGGCGTGATCTGCTGACGCTGATCGGCATCCCGCACGAGGTGCGTCCGGCCAACGTGGATGAGGCCCTGCGTGCGGGCGAGGCGCCGGCGGCGTACGTCGAACGGCTGGCGCGCGAGAAGGCCCTTGCCCTCGGCGACCATGACGTGGTGGCGATCGGAAGCGATACGACGGTCGTCGTGGACGCCGACGTGCTGGCGAAGCCCGAATCGGAGGCCGACGCGGCGCGGATGCTGCATCGGTTGAGCGGGCGCTCGCACGTCGTGCTGACGGGCGTGGCTGCGGCCTGGCGGGGACGCATCGCGTCGGGCGTGGAGGAAGTGGGCGTCACCTTTCGCGCCTTGAGCGACGCAGACATCGCACGGTACATCGCCACCGGCGAGCCGATGGACAAGGCAGGGGCGTACGGCATTCAGGGGTACGGCGCCACGATCGTGACGCGGGTGGACGGCGACTACTTCGCGGTGATGGGGCTGGCCGTGAACCGCCTCGTGCGCCTGCTCGAGGATCTGGGGCTGCGCTATCCCTTCGGCCCGCTCGAGGCAACGCGGCCGTAGCCCAGCCCGTACGCCGAGCGCCAGCGCTCCACGCGGTCGAGTACGTCGCGCACCTCGATGCGCGGCATGCGACCGGGGCGGTTCTCCATCGAGATCGGATAGTCCTCGCCGGGATCACCGTAGGCGTCGATCATCAGGTCGTGGAACCTGCGGTACGGCCCGGTGCGCTTGGGGTTGGTATAGCCGAGGAGGCTCACCGCGGGACGATCGAGCGCCACCGCCGCGTGCAGCGGTCCCGTGTCGGGCGAGAGCACGAGCGCGGCGCCGTCCATGATCCCCACCAGATTGCGCAGCCCGCTGCCCAGCGCGGAGCGCGGCGCCACCGTTGAGCGTTCAAGTATAACCTGCTCGGCGTGCAGCTCGCGCGGCGACCGCCCCCCGACGAGCACCGGTTGCAGGTCGAAGTCATGGCGGAGGGCGTCGGCCACCTGGGCCCAGCGTTCCGGCGCCCAGTCCTTGTCGGGTTTGCTCGTCGCGACGACGATGGCCGCGGCCGGTCGCTCCATGGACGCGAAGAACTCGCGCTGCCATGCGCGCTCGGCGGGCCAGGGACCCAGGTCCCACGCCACGGGCTCGTGCGCGATGCCGAGCGCCGTGAGGAACTCGAAATACTGATCCTGCACGTGCTGGCCGACGTGCGGGGGGATCCGGCGATTGGTGAACAGCCAGTTCATGTCCCGCGCCCGCGCTCGGTCGAAGCCGAGTTTGACCGGCGCGCGGGTGAACGACGTGACGATGCCGGCCTTGAAGTACACCTGGAGATCGATCACGAGATCGAACCGCCTCGCGGCGAGCTGCGCGCGGATGTCGGTGAAGGCGCGCCACCCCCTGGTCCGGTCGAACAGCACGATCTCGTCCACCGACCGGTGCCCCCGCACGAGCGTGGCCGGTCCCGGTTGAAGCACCCACGTGATGTGGCTCGCGGGATGGGCGCGCTTGATGGCGTTGATCACCGGCAGCACGTGCACGGCGTCGCCAACGGCGCTCATCATCACGACGCAGATTCGGTCGAGGGTCGCTGCGATCATGGGCGGGAAGATATCGCGCGGGCGCCGAGTGCGATCGCCTCCTGTACGATCTCGGCGGCCGTGATGCCATCGGGCGACGGCCGCACGATCATGCGGAACGGACCCACGCCCTGCGGGAAGGTGCGCTCGGGCTCGCCGGGCGCGAAGATGCCCAGCGCCGGTACGCCGAACGCGCCGGCGACGTGCAACGGCCCGGAATCATGACCGATGAACAGCACGGCTCGGGCCAGCGCCGCGGCGGTGTCCACCAGCCGGCCGCCGAACTGATCCACATAGATCCATCCAGCCCGCCCGCCGGAGGCGCGCACCTCGTTCAGCTCGGCGGTGCTTCCCAACCACAGGGGATCGTAGCCCTGTGCCTCGAGTGCGCGGGCGACGTCGAGCCACACCGGCACCGGGACGCACCGTTCCCGCTTGCTGGCGAACGGATGGAGCGCCACCACGCGGTGCACGAGGGCCCGCTCCACGTCGGGACGCGGCGCGAGCCGGCGCGCGTCGAGCCGGTACCGGAGTGGTTGGGCCGCGACGCCGAACGGGCCGAGCAGACGCGCTTCCTCGGCCATGACGGGGCGCCGTACGTCCTCAGGCGCGAGCGCGTGGGTGAGCCACCGCGCGTTCCGGCGCCGCTCGAGTCCGATGCGCACCGGCACGCCGCACAGCGCGACGGCGCGCGCCGTCCGCCAGGGGGCGGCAGCCAGCACAGCGGTGTCGAACCCACCCCGCCGCACCTGCACCATGGCAGCGGCAAAGCGGAAGAAGCCGCCACGGCCGCGTCCGGGCGCGCGGTCCCAGAACGGGTCGGCGGCGATCACGCGTTCCACGTGCGGGACCAGGGCGCCGATGTCGCGCGTGTAGTCCTTGCACCAGAGGGTGATGCTGAGGCCGGGGAATCGGGCTACGAGCGGCGGCGTGAGCGCCGAGGCGAACACGAGGTCGCCGAGGTTGTCGAGGCTGACCAGCAGCAGACGCCGCGGCACGGGCGGGCGCGTTAGATTCTCGTTCACTCTGCCGCGCAACTTCGGGGGCCGCGGCGGGCGAAGCAAGCCCCGTGTGCGCCATTCGTTCTCCGAACCCCAGGAACTCGCGACCAGGTCCACCCCCGCATGCGCATTCTGCACCTCGATACCGAGCGCGGCTGGCGCGGCGGGGAGCGCCAGGCCTGGTGGCTGGCCGCCGAGTTGGCGCGGCGCGGGCACACGTCGGTGATCGCCGCGCGGGCCGGGCAGCCGCTCGCCCGGCGGGCGCATGAGGCGGGGCTGCCGGTGGTCAACTGCTCGCCGCGGTTCGAGGGCGATCCGCTCCGCGCGTACCGCATGCGCCGGGCCATCGTGCGGTTCGACATCGACATCGTCCACGCCCACACCGGCCACGACGTCACCCTGGGTGCCATGGCCATCGCCGGGACACGAGCCCGGCTGGTGGTCTCGCGCCGGGTGGACTTCCCGCTGCGGGCCAACGCCGGCACGCGGTGGAAGTACGACCGTGCCGCGGTCATCCTCGCGGTGTCGAAGGCGGTGGAGAACGTGTTGGTGGCAT encodes:
- the dtd gene encoding D-aminoacyl-tRNA deacylase — protein: MRILLQRVSRAEVRVDARVTGSIGRGFLLLVGFTHTDTETELAWMAEKVTGLRLFADADDKMNLALADVDGALLVVSQFTLYGDASKGRRPSFIDAARPDVAVLLYERFVALLRARGVPTETGEFGAMMDVELINDGPVTLWLET
- a CDS encoding Maf family protein, producing the protein MAGDVTHPRVILASASPRRRDLLTLIGIPHEVRPANVDEALRAGEAPAAYVERLAREKALALGDHDVVAIGSDTTVVVDADVLAKPESEADAARMLHRLSGRSHVVLTGVAAAWRGRIASGVEEVGVTFRALSDADIARYIATGEPMDKAGAYGIQGYGATIVTRVDGDYFAVMGLAVNRLVRLLEDLGLRYPFGPLEATRP
- a CDS encoding glycosyltransferase family 9 protein, with translation MIAATLDRICVVMMSAVGDAVHVLPVINAIKRAHPASHITWVLQPGPATLVRGHRSVDEIVLFDRTRGWRAFTDIRAQLAARRFDLVIDLQVYFKAGIVTSFTRAPVKLGFDRARARDMNWLFTNRRIPPHVGQHVQDQYFEFLTALGIAHEPVAWDLGPWPAERAWQREFFASMERPAAAIVVATSKPDKDWAPERWAQVADALRHDFDLQPVLVGGRSPRELHAEQVILERSTVAPRSALGSGLRNLVGIMDGAALVLSPDTGPLHAAVALDRPAVSLLGYTNPKRTGPYRRFHDLMIDAYGDPGEDYPISMENRPGRMPRIEVRDVLDRVERWRSAYGLGYGRVASSGPKG
- a CDS encoding glycosyltransferase family 9 protein, producing the protein MPRRLLLVSLDNLGDLVFASALTPPLVARFPGLSITLWCKDYTRDIGALVPHVERVIAADPFWDRAPGRGRGGFFRFAAAMVQVRRGGFDTAVLAAAPWRTARAVALCGVPVRIGLERRRNARWLTHALAPEDVRRPVMAEEARLLGPFGVAAQPLRYRLDARRLAPRPDVERALVHRVVALHPFASKRERCVPVPVWLDVARALEAQGYDPLWLGSTAELNEVRASGGRAGWIYVDQFGGRLVDTAAALARAVLFIGHDSGPLHVAGAFGVPALGIFAPGEPERTFPQGVGPFRMIVRPSPDGITAAEIVQEAIALGARAISSRP